The Monodelphis domestica isolate mMonDom1 chromosome 7, mMonDom1.pri, whole genome shotgun sequence genome window below encodes:
- the CCL21 gene encoding C-C motif chemokine 21, whose protein sequence is MALALMLAFLVLTVGSRGIQGSDSGALDCCLKYSQKKIPASIVRTYRRQELNQGCSIPAIIFSPWKKSQADLCADPTVQWVQDLVKRLDEHGGTLPKPRKNPCKKDKGSSKSGKKGRDTRGCKRTEPRTTGPQRTATQ, encoded by the exons ATGGCGCTGGCTCTGATGCTGGCCTTCCTGGTCCTCACTGTCGGCAGCAGAGGCATCCAAG GTAGTGACAGTGGAGCTCTCGACTGCTGCCTCAAGTACAGTCAGAAGAAGATTCCAGCCTCTATTGTCCGAACCTACAGGCGGCAGGAACTCAACCAGGGATGCTCCATCCCCGCCATAAT ATTTAGTCCTTGGAAAAAATCACAGGCAGATCTGTGTGCTGACCCCACCGTGCAATGGGTACAAGACCTGGTGAAGCGGCTTGACGAGCATGGAGGAACCCTGCCAAAACCCCGCAAGAATCCTTGCAAAAAGGATAAAGGATCCTCCAAGTCAGGCAAGAAAGGCCGAGACACCAGAGGCTGcaagag GACTGAGCCCAGGACCACAGGCCCCCAAAGAACAGCTACCCAGTGA